DNA from Musa acuminata AAA Group cultivar baxijiao chromosome BXJ1-5, Cavendish_Baxijiao_AAA, whole genome shotgun sequence:
ctccAATAGTTTGGAGATCCTCTGTAACTTCATGCCTTGACAGTGATGCAAGACCTGGCAGAATATCTTTCTGGAAGTCCCTTCGTCGCTGCCTTCTCTTTCTTGCCTGGCCACGCCGAGATTTTGTGAAAAGCAATGAAGCTGCACCTACATCTTGTTTGCCTTCATGTTCATCTTTGATCTCAAGTTCCTTTGATCTCAACCAATACTGATCCACCTTAATTTCTTGGAGCTTTAGTGTCATTGCCTCAAAGATATCCAAACCATCATCATCTGAAGATTGAGTTCCGCCATCTCCACTATCACCCAGCAGCCTTAGGTTTTCTGCTCTGCATGATGCTACTACATCTGCAAACCAACACAAGGTGTCAAATCGAGACAGGGATGACGGGTGGGAATTGGTGTCATCTGGATGACCTCTGCAACCCATAGAGATAGCAACTAAATTCTCTGCAGCCAATCTAACAAGTGTAAAACCAGAATAATCCTTTTCCTCCGAACCATCTTTCTTGCTTGATGGAATGTGTTTATGCTTCTTTATCATTGCCATTTGAGCCTGAGAAATGTTTGCTTCCGAATCAATGTTAGAAGCAATTTTTGCACCTGCACTGGATTTAGCATatgatgactgaaccactgtCTCATCTCTAGGTAATATCTTTGAAGGTATAGGTTCATCTCTACATGCAAACTCAGCACTGGGACGAATGTGATTCCTAAAATTTTCCCTGTTGTTTCCACTACAAATTTCGGTGATTGAATCACCAATATGGATATTATCCTGTGAATTCAGCACCTGTATATCACAGGACAAGTCATCGATGATCATGTTGCCATTTTTCTTAGTAGTATTACCAGATAAATGTTTTCCCATACGTCGAAGAGAAGCTGATATGCTGCTTTGTTGTGTTGTCTTATGAAGAGGAAAACCAAGAATAATTGTCCCATTGTTATCAGAAACTTCATTTCCCTGCACTTTGTAATGCTTAAACTGTGAAGCTGATGTGACTTCCGGCATGGTACATAGAGAGAAATCCAGCTCTTTTCCTTCATTCCTCTCACCTCCAGGAGCAACAACATTGGAGCTAGAAATTAGCTGACGATGCCCATTGGAAAAGCAAAAATCTGCTCTCGAGTCATATTTTCTCAAGTCAACAGCCTCATTATAGGATGCTTTGTTTCTGAATGAAGATGGATCCTCTGGCACCTTATCATTAACATCACAAATGACTCTATCCTGTCTGAAGGTAATCTTATCTTCAACATCACTTGGAAATACTTGATTTAGGTCCAGGTGAGTTTTCAAATCTCTGCTACTGAAATGCTTTGTGTAGTTTTCAGGCAAATGATAACGAAGATCTCTATTGGCATCATCAACCTTGTCTGGCTTACAAACTACAATTTCTGTATGTAGTTCTGAACTGGACTCCAGATGAAGACCATGGTGATATCCATTTGCATGAGGCACCCTAATATCCGAACCTAGGCTTGTGGACAGTCTCTTACTATTTTTCCAATTTTGACAAGTAACAGGGACTTGAGCATCTATCTTGGAACCCAGGCTCCCATTAGGAAGATTAGATGACACACTGAAGCATGGAAGTGCTTGAACCATGGTTTGCCTGTTGCTAATGCTGATGGCAGGTTTTATCCAAGATGAAACAAATGAAGATGCAGAACTGATTAAATCGGCCTTGGGAGTTGTCATTGTAGAAGGCGTTGAGGGAGACACTAGCGATGAATTTGAGCAGGTGATATGAGGGAGTCTTAGAGATGCCTGGATATTGTGAATTGGCTCTTGTCTAGACCATGTCTCTTGGTTATTATAGTTGAATAAAGAAAATTCATGACATTTCTTAGTGTTTGATTGTAAAGTTTCAGATGATGTTGAAACGTTATCATCATAGAAAGTCTGAGAAAAAGAATCCACAGTGCTCCCTTTGTTCGCTGTATATTGATAATCAAAACATAATTAGTATGAGAAAAAAGAAGTTCGAAGAAGGTATATAACAGCATAATTAGCAATACTTGTACTATGCATTAACAAGAAAAGCATAATTAACTTTTGTGCACTGGACCTACACCATGCATTAGCAGATGTGGGAAACCAAGCATTCAATCAAATGCATGAAGATGAGCATCTAACAGTGACAGTTGAATAATGCAAGGTCTGGTTAGTTTTGACAAATTCTTGCAATGAT
Protein-coding regions in this window:
- the LOC135672874 gene encoding uncharacterized protein LOC135672874 isoform X2 gives rise to the protein MNQFQTRGYYGSFTPAEASHSNSFSSQMQSECTEKILQISHLPLGNSGDGKTPFAGTERSHFSFSREGNVRSDHFSSLNGASQKDTEALEYKPLKKRRFNLQLPADVYIDTEDTDGSVQTKIVELSHSASIFKNGNCSLYSENDVKLTLGSDHKEEHQILNSPTQFGISACSAVDLNKPITEICYETPAKSASIQLLGFETHSNRNQEHLLSLRSKTNFIERHINQQTTSDLLHKDVLTKREWPLFNHESANKGSTVDSFSQTFYDDNVSTSSETLQSNTKKCHEFSLFNYNNQETWSRQEPIHNIQASLRLPHITCSNSSLVSPSTPSTMTTPKADLISSASSFVSSWIKPAISISNRQTMVQALPCFSVSSNLPNGSLGSKIDAQVPVTCQNWKNSKRLSTSLGSDIRVPHANGYHHGLHLESSSELHTEIVVCKPDKVDDANRDLRYHLPENYTKHFSSRDLKTHLDLNQVFPSDVEDKITFRQDRVICDVNDKVPEDPSSFRNKASYNEAVDLRKYDSRADFCFSNGHRQLISSSNVVAPGGERNEGKELDFSLCTMPEVTSASQFKHYKVQGNEVSDNNGTIILGFPLHKTTQQSSISASLRRMGKHLSGNTTKKNGNMIIDDLSCDIQVLNSQDNIHIGDSITEICSGNNRENFRNHIRPSAEFACRDEPIPSKILPRDETVVQSSYAKSSAGAKIASNIDSEANISQAQMAMIKKHKHIPSSKKDGSEEKDYSGFTLVRLAAENLVAISMGCRGHPDDTNSHPSSLSRFDTLCWFADVVASCRAENLRLLGDSGDGGTQSSDDDGLDIFEAMTLKLQEIKVDQYWLRSKELEIKDEHEGKQDVGAASLLFTKSRRGQARKRRQRRRDFQKDILPGLASLSRHEVTEDLQTIGGMMKVSGRPWQTGLTRRNIGQSGINSQTNRRKQPRSLSITFEEIGVSSLPPSQPSNSEITIDKVGMIGWGRTTRRCRRQRCLPVILATH
- the LOC135672874 gene encoding uncharacterized protein LOC135672874 isoform X1, producing the protein MLAATWIFDVLRPDAEFASTIFARWMRGRGMVMKVQGKYYLPGYNSMREIKEDARSSWSWYFQDKKFSEHLYNNHVPKLVDGCSEHDKGMIRRTMLEHEAIFRKQVYELHRLYRIQKDLMNQFQTRGYYGSFTPAEASHSNSFSSQMQSECTEKILQISHLPLGNSGDGKTPFAGTERSHFSFSREGNVRSDHFSSLNGASQKDTEALEYKPLKKRRFNLQLPADVYIDTEDTDGSVQTKIVELSHSASIFKNGNCSLYSENDVKLTLGSDHKEEHQILNSPTQFGISACSAVDLNKPITEICYETPAKSASIQLLGFETHSNRNQEHLLSLRSKTNFIERHINQQTTSDLLHKDVLTKREWPLFNHESANKGSTVDSFSQTFYDDNVSTSSETLQSNTKKCHEFSLFNYNNQETWSRQEPIHNIQASLRLPHITCSNSSLVSPSTPSTMTTPKADLISSASSFVSSWIKPAISISNRQTMVQALPCFSVSSNLPNGSLGSKIDAQVPVTCQNWKNSKRLSTSLGSDIRVPHANGYHHGLHLESSSELHTEIVVCKPDKVDDANRDLRYHLPENYTKHFSSRDLKTHLDLNQVFPSDVEDKITFRQDRVICDVNDKVPEDPSSFRNKASYNEAVDLRKYDSRADFCFSNGHRQLISSSNVVAPGGERNEGKELDFSLCTMPEVTSASQFKHYKVQGNEVSDNNGTIILGFPLHKTTQQSSISASLRRMGKHLSGNTTKKNGNMIIDDLSCDIQVLNSQDNIHIGDSITEICSGNNRENFRNHIRPSAEFACRDEPIPSKILPRDETVVQSSYAKSSAGAKIASNIDSEANISQAQMAMIKKHKHIPSSKKDGSEEKDYSGFTLVRLAAENLVAISMGCRGHPDDTNSHPSSLSRFDTLCWFADVVASCRAENLRLLGDSGDGGTQSSDDDGLDIFEAMTLKLQEIKVDQYWLRSKELEIKDEHEGKQDVGAASLLFTKSRRGQARKRRQRRRDFQKDILPGLASLSRHEVTEDLQTIGGMMKVSGRPWQTGLTRRNIGQSGINSQTNRRKQPRSLSITFEEIGVSSLPPSQPSNSEITIDKVGMIGWGRTTRRCRRQRCLPVILATH